Proteins from a genomic interval of Collinsella sp. zg1085:
- a CDS encoding RsmB/NOP family class I SAM-dependent RNA methyltransferase: MSEFPHLIEAYLAECDANTAERLRKGYRDAQMRPTTLRANTLKASKHEVAAALREAGIAFERVPWYEDAFVLPDTLNSKDLWGLEIYQRGGIYLQSLSSMLPPLAFGSMGTSDILDMCAAPGGKTSQLAALNPHAHITACELKGIRAEKLKHNLNKQGAHNVIVMKTDARKLDSFFSFDAILLDAPCTGSGTYRAHDVQHGARITPALLAKVLKSQQALLERGLSILKPGGTLIYSTCSILPAENDTMVQSVLAKKRFSSYSIKPVLADEIWRSGSYPLPLIDDTRNLQTVSLAPSKYFEGFYLARIVREA; the protein is encoded by the coding sequence ATGTCTGAATTCCCCCATCTCATTGAAGCGTATCTTGCTGAGTGTGACGCAAACACAGCAGAGCGTCTACGCAAAGGATATAGAGATGCCCAAATGCGTCCCACAACACTGAGAGCAAATACCCTCAAAGCAAGCAAACACGAAGTGGCAGCAGCACTTCGTGAGGCTGGTATCGCCTTTGAGCGTGTGCCGTGGTATGAAGATGCCTTTGTATTGCCCGATACGCTCAACAGCAAAGACCTATGGGGACTGGAGATATATCAACGGGGCGGTATCTACTTACAAAGTCTATCGTCTATGTTGCCGCCGCTTGCGTTTGGGTCTATGGGGACAAGCGATATTCTTGATATGTGTGCAGCTCCAGGCGGTAAGACAAGCCAACTTGCCGCTCTTAACCCGCATGCGCATATCACTGCCTGCGAGCTTAAAGGCATACGAGCAGAAAAGCTCAAGCACAATCTCAACAAACAGGGAGCTCATAACGTTATCGTTATGAAAACTGATGCGCGCAAGCTCGATAGTTTCTTCTCGTTTGATGCTATTTTGCTTGATGCACCCTGCACCGGAAGCGGAACCTATCGGGCGCATGATGTGCAACACGGTGCCCGCATAACACCTGCGCTGCTTGCCAAAGTACTCAAATCACAGCAGGCGCTCCTTGAGCGTGGATTGAGTATTTTGAAGCCAGGTGGAACCCTAATATATTCAACCTGTTCTATTTTGCCAGCAGAAAACGACACCATGGTGCAAAGCGTTTTAGCGAAGAAACGCTTTAGCAGCTACTCAATTAAACCCGTTTTAGCCGATGAAATATGGCGAAGTGGCAGCTACCCCCTACCGCTTATTGATGACACGCGAAACCTACAAACGGTCTCGCTGGCACCGAGTAAATATTTTGAAGGCTTTTATCTTGCGCGCATAGTGCGCGAAGCATAA
- a CDS encoding ABC transporter ATP-binding protein: MSANSTQSPATTPARMSERGLAPAPTHSPVHPLQPEKTVQPLLRLEDVSYRYQQRAGRALKDLSLDIQAGEFLGIIGPSGAGKSTLMSTLSGAIPHHFGGALYGAIYLNGTDTCEISLTDISRVVGSVLQDIDTQMVASVVLDELLFGLENFGVDHADISARIDRALKRVGILDLKDREIATLSGGQKQKVAIAAILALQPQVMVLDEPTAALDPESSSMVFEILRELNRDLGITIVVVEQKVALLSKYCSRIAVMHQGSLALVGTPLEVFSQSETLRSIGVDSPRTVRIGNSLQRDGYVGAKAQPWLDVDRAYVEISALISHQNPVRELQQQEQFSHSSHAALHTNTPDCPQTPSAQASHGDACDGDADTQSVSPVVELNRVSFAYGDSRPAVKQLSCKVYPGDVLAIVGQNGAGKTTLTKLLNGLLKPRQGSVHIAGFDTQDTPTSVLARHVATLFQNPDRQICKDSVLSEVAFGLELTGTPSKEAQARAHATIQQFGLPADVSPFSLSRGQRQMVALASVCVMQPDVVLLDEPTSGLDYRECMTVMQTVVDMAQQGTAVIMVCHDMEVVSDFATRVMVMAEGQMLGLGSASEIFANDEYLSRAAIEAPQVTRLAQRLAAYNSDFCAVNEVSELVRLVERMIEHG, encoded by the coding sequence ATGAGCGCTAACTCTACGCAGAGCCCAGCTACAACCCCCGCCCGCATGAGCGAGCGGGGTTTGGCGCCAGCACCTACACATTCGCCTGTACATCCCTTACAGCCTGAGAAAACTGTACAGCCTCTCTTGCGGCTTGAGGATGTAAGTTATCGTTATCAGCAACGTGCTGGGCGAGCCTTGAAGGATTTGAGCCTTGATATTCAGGCGGGTGAGTTTCTGGGCATCATAGGACCTTCGGGTGCTGGAAAATCGACGCTCATGAGCACGCTTTCAGGTGCTATTCCACATCACTTTGGAGGGGCGCTTTATGGTGCAATCTATCTCAATGGTACCGATACCTGCGAGATAAGCCTCACTGATATTTCACGCGTGGTGGGAAGCGTGCTGCAAGACATTGATACGCAAATGGTGGCATCGGTTGTTCTTGACGAGCTCCTATTTGGTCTTGAAAACTTTGGGGTTGACCATGCAGATATTTCTGCGCGTATAGATAGGGCGCTTAAGCGTGTTGGTATTCTCGATTTGAAAGACCGCGAGATTGCCACACTCTCAGGTGGACAGAAGCAAAAAGTTGCCATAGCAGCCATTCTTGCCTTACAGCCGCAGGTGATGGTTCTTGACGAGCCAACTGCAGCGCTTGACCCTGAGAGCTCATCGATGGTGTTTGAGATTTTGCGTGAGCTTAACCGAGATTTAGGCATAACGATTGTTGTAGTTGAGCAAAAGGTTGCGCTGCTCTCAAAGTATTGTTCGCGCATTGCGGTGATGCATCAAGGCAGCCTAGCACTCGTGGGTACGCCGCTTGAGGTATTTTCTCAGTCAGAAACGCTGCGCTCGATTGGTGTTGATTCGCCGCGCACCGTTCGCATAGGCAACTCACTTCAACGCGATGGCTATGTAGGAGCGAAAGCACAGCCTTGGCTTGATGTTGATAGGGCATATGTAGAAATATCTGCGCTCATAAGTCATCAAAACCCTGTTCGAGAGCTACAACAACAGGAGCAATTCTCTCACTCTTCTCATGCAGCCTTACATACGAACACCCCAGATTGCCCGCAAACACCGTCTGCTCAAGCATCACATGGTGACGCGTGCGATGGAGATGCAGATACTCAGTCTGTATCTCCTGTGGTAGAGCTTAATCGGGTGAGTTTTGCCTATGGAGACAGCCGCCCTGCTGTTAAGCAGCTGAGCTGTAAGGTGTATCCAGGTGATGTGTTGGCTATTGTTGGTCAAAACGGTGCAGGAAAAACAACGCTTACAAAGCTCTTGAATGGTTTGCTTAAACCGCGTCAAGGCTCTGTTCATATTGCAGGTTTTGATACGCAGGATACGCCAACGAGCGTGCTTGCACGCCATGTTGCTACGCTGTTTCAAAATCCCGACCGTCAAATTTGTAAAGATAGCGTTTTAAGTGAGGTTGCTTTTGGGCTCGAGCTAACTGGCACCCCTTCTAAAGAGGCGCAAGCGCGAGCACATGCAACAATTCAGCAGTTTGGTCTACCGGCAGATGTCTCGCCTTTTTCGCTGTCACGTGGTCAGCGCCAGATGGTAGCCTTGGCAAGCGTTTGTGTAATGCAACCCGATGTTGTGCTGCTTGATGAGCCAACATCTGGCCTTGATTACCGTGAATGTATGACGGTTATGCAAACGGTCGTTGATATGGCTCAGCAGGGGACTGCTGTAATTATGGTCTGCCATGACATGGAAGTTGTGAGCGACTTTGCAACACGTGTCATGGTTATGGCAGAAGGTCAGATGCTGGGATTGGGCAGTGCTTCGGAGATTTTTGCAAATGATGAGTATCTATCGCGCGCAGCAATTGAAGCGCCGCAGGTAACGCGTTTGGCGCAAAGGCTTGCGGCATATAACTCTGATTTTTGCGCAGTTAATGAAGTGTCTGAGTTGGTACGCCTTGTTGAGAGGATGATTGAGCATGGTTAA
- a CDS encoding energy-coupling factor transporter transmembrane protein EcfT translates to MVNVIDYRPGTSLLHRLNPVAKLALASAIIFSTLLSSSYVMLIGFLCVTLGLAVYAGVLSAMLKLLKILVPIVLVMLLIQLLLVRSGTPLLGFVTDEALITGSKACLRLLGVALPLVLMLMVTKLTDVANACVELLHIPYRYAFTFTTALRFVPVFSQEMDAIMEAQTARGVAFDAKNPFKRLQLMLPLCIPLLVSSVGKTDATALAAEQRGFYLRNRESSFKRYPLRGLDIACLMGCILLLVLAVMF, encoded by the coding sequence ATGGTTAATGTCATCGATTATCGACCGGGTACCAGTTTATTGCACCGCCTTAATCCTGTTGCAAAGCTTGCACTGGCAAGTGCCATTATTTTTTCGACACTCTTGAGCTCAAGCTATGTCATGTTGATAGGTTTTTTGTGTGTCACCTTGGGTTTGGCGGTCTACGCGGGCGTGCTATCAGCCATGCTTAAACTGCTGAAGATATTGGTTCCTATTGTGCTTGTGATGTTGCTAATACAGCTGTTACTCGTTCGTTCGGGTACACCGCTGCTTGGCTTTGTAACCGATGAAGCGCTTATTACGGGTTCTAAAGCCTGCCTGCGTTTATTAGGCGTTGCTTTGCCGCTTGTGCTCATGCTCATGGTAACCAAGCTCACCGATGTTGCAAATGCCTGTGTTGAGCTGTTGCATATTCCATATCGCTATGCGTTTACCTTTACTACAGCACTGCGCTTTGTGCCGGTTTTTTCTCAGGAGATGGACGCCATCATGGAGGCGCAGACAGCACGCGGGGTGGCGTTTGACGCAAAAAACCCGTTCAAGCGTTTACAGTTGATGCTGCCGCTTTGTATTCCCTTGCTGGTGTCGTCGGTGGGAAAAACCGACGCAACAGCTCTTGCTGCTGAGCAACGGGGTTTTTACCTGAGAAATCGTGAGAGCAGTTTTAAGCGCTATCCCTTGCGCGGACTCGATATTGCCTGTCTTATGGGTTGTATTCTCTTATTGGTGCTCGCTGTTATGTTCTAG
- a CDS encoding diacylglycerol kinase family protein, with product MRCLIVHNPQSGPRSDEIYAFAHALAEAGDEVVFRYLGAHMEPPKATADALSFDCVVVSGGDGTVSNVLDELRNTQVPILVFPSGTANLFFNNIGNAPEPAALAQACRQGRTVDVDMGELSWVLPDGSTGRHGFIIIAGTGFDAEIMRKAEANHGDMGEIAYMLSALLTPAPPVAHFVIKHDGHVDELDGIGCMVGNTSILQNEINLFPDCRMDDGLIDIAVIQPGKTVELLPTVLAGVLDPAGKGLGRPNFTFFQAREVEVSATPSLGMEFDGELIEGTPQTFTARVLPRALRLIVDEFSHLAYALEHNSEHQ from the coding sequence ATGCGTTGTCTTATCGTCCATAACCCACAATCGGGACCCCGTTCTGATGAAATCTACGCATTTGCCCATGCTCTTGCAGAAGCGGGAGACGAGGTAGTATTTCGCTATCTTGGCGCACATATGGAGCCGCCCAAGGCCACCGCTGATGCCTTGAGCTTTGATTGCGTAGTTGTATCGGGTGGGGATGGCACGGTTTCAAATGTGCTTGACGAACTGCGCAATACACAAGTGCCTATTCTTGTTTTTCCTTCAGGAACTGCCAATCTATTCTTTAACAATATCGGCAATGCACCAGAGCCTGCCGCTCTTGCTCAAGCATGTCGGCAAGGTAGAACTGTTGATGTAGACATGGGTGAGCTCTCGTGGGTATTACCTGATGGAAGCACCGGACGTCATGGCTTCATTATTATTGCCGGTACTGGCTTCGATGCCGAAATCATGCGCAAAGCCGAAGCAAACCATGGTGACATGGGAGAAATCGCCTATATGCTCTCGGCACTTTTAACACCCGCACCACCGGTTGCGCACTTTGTTATTAAGCACGATGGCCACGTTGATGAACTTGATGGCATTGGCTGTATGGTAGGAAATACCTCAATCTTACAAAACGAAATCAATCTGTTCCCTGACTGCCGTATGGACGATGGTCTTATCGATATTGCAGTTATTCAGCCAGGTAAAACTGTCGAGTTACTCCCTACCGTGCTTGCTGGCGTACTTGACCCAGCAGGCAAAGGGCTCGGACGACCCAACTTTACCTTTTTCCAAGCTCGTGAAGTTGAAGTAAGTGCAACGCCGAGCCTTGGCATGGAATTTGATGGTGAGCTTATTGAAGGTACGCCTCAAACCTTTACCGCACGGGTGCTTCCCCGAGCGCTCAGACTTATCGTTGATGAATTCTCACATCTCGCATATGCCCTAGAACATAACAGCGAGCACCAATAA
- the rnd gene encoding ribonuclease D, whose protein sequence is MYISTTADLESFCKRATEHDAIAVDTEFIREKTFHPHLCLIQIATRDEVAIIDPLLIKDLSSLARLMANPAIMKVFHACSQDMEALYFVLDTLPAPLFDTQIAVAFLGERQQISYHALIKSYCQVELAKSESLTDWSVRPLSPSQLRYAAEDVSYLIQAFDVVQEQLREQGRMSWVLDELSPYTQLEHYVQDPRLAFLKMKRINTLTRRQLGIARELAAWRETSAEEYNIPRKWMLSDEVLIEFVRNPPRTYDMLRRVRGTERLQAHDIKGALDAVSRGLACPSEKLPHPPRPRHITTPERESVVDLMYALIRLVSKRSRVAASLIASRDDLLNYMDEPEKSPLRDGWRFELVGSLIDDLLQGNIGLTAVNGHLEIL, encoded by the coding sequence ATGTACATCTCCACAACCGCTGACCTTGAGTCGTTTTGTAAGCGCGCAACAGAGCATGATGCGATAGCTGTTGATACTGAGTTTATTCGCGAAAAGACTTTTCATCCTCATCTGTGCCTTATACAGATTGCAACGCGTGATGAAGTGGCTATTATTGACCCCTTGCTGATTAAGGACTTGAGCTCACTGGCAAGGCTCATGGCAAATCCAGCGATTATGAAAGTATTTCATGCCTGCTCGCAAGATATGGAAGCGCTCTATTTTGTTTTAGACACCTTACCGGCTCCACTTTTTGACACGCAGATAGCTGTAGCATTTTTAGGGGAGCGCCAGCAAATTTCTTATCATGCGCTCATAAAGAGCTACTGTCAGGTTGAGCTTGCCAAATCTGAATCGCTAACCGATTGGAGCGTGCGTCCGCTGAGTCCCTCTCAGCTGCGCTATGCCGCAGAGGACGTAAGTTATCTCATTCAAGCCTTTGATGTTGTTCAAGAGCAACTGAGGGAGCAAGGGAGAATGAGCTGGGTTCTTGATGAGCTTAGTCCGTACACACAGCTAGAGCATTATGTACAAGACCCACGCTTGGCCTTTCTCAAGATGAAACGCATCAATACCTTGACACGGCGTCAGCTGGGTATTGCGCGTGAGTTGGCTGCGTGGCGTGAGACAAGCGCTGAGGAATATAATATCCCGCGCAAGTGGATGCTTTCCGATGAAGTGTTGATTGAGTTTGTTCGGAATCCGCCGAGAACATATGACATGTTGCGCCGGGTGCGCGGCACTGAGCGCCTGCAGGCTCATGACATAAAAGGCGCGCTTGATGCGGTGTCGCGGGGTCTGGCATGTCCATCAGAAAAGTTGCCACACCCTCCTCGTCCACGTCATATAACAACGCCTGAGCGTGAGTCAGTGGTTGATCTTATGTACGCGCTCATTCGTTTAGTTTCAAAGCGCTCTCGGGTTGCAGCAAGTTTAATTGCAAGTCGCGATGATTTGCTGAATTATATGGACGAGCCTGAAAAGAGTCCTCTGCGCGATGGCTGGCGCTTTGAGCTTGTAGGTAGCCTGATTGATGATTTGTTGCAGGGAAATATTGGTCTTACTGCAGTTAACGGGCATCTTGAGATTTTGTAA
- a CDS encoding zinc metallopeptidase, whose product MFNYGLGYGYGGFGFYGMDPLYLALIVLTVVLGVATQSYIKRTYNKWSRVVTTGESGASVARRMLDAHNCTEVGISSVAGNLTDHFDPRTNKLYLSEDNLHGGSVASVAVACHEAGHAAQAAAAYLPMKLRSALVPVVNVSQNVWFYVLLAGIWMNLAGLTQLAIALFAFSVAFHVVTLPVEIDASRRAVAYIEASGMGDVQVRGAKQVLTAAALTYVAAALTSILQLLYLLARTQRSRD is encoded by the coding sequence ATGTTTAACTATGGACTAGGATATGGCTATGGGGGCTTTGGCTTTTATGGCATGGATCCGCTCTACCTTGCCCTGATTGTGTTGACTGTGGTACTTGGTGTGGCAACGCAATCCTATATTAAACGCACGTACAATAAATGGTCGCGTGTAGTAACAACAGGTGAATCAGGGGCTTCGGTTGCGCGGCGTATGCTTGATGCGCATAACTGTACCGAGGTAGGAATTAGCTCGGTTGCGGGAAATTTGACCGATCACTTTGACCCGCGCACAAATAAACTCTATCTATCTGAGGACAACCTGCATGGTGGTTCGGTTGCAAGCGTTGCGGTTGCCTGCCATGAAGCGGGTCATGCTGCACAAGCTGCAGCGGCCTATCTTCCCATGAAGCTGCGTTCGGCCTTAGTGCCAGTGGTAAACGTTTCACAAAACGTATGGTTTTATGTGCTGCTTGCTGGTATCTGGATGAATCTAGCAGGTCTTACGCAGCTTGCCATAGCATTATTTGCGTTTTCGGTGGCTTTCCATGTGGTGACCTTGCCGGTTGAGATTGATGCAAGTCGGCGTGCTGTTGCATATATTGAAGCATCTGGTATGGGTGATGTGCAGGTGCGCGGTGCTAAACAAGTGCTCACCGCTGCAGCGCTCACCTATGTTGCTGCTGCTCTCACAAGTATTTTGCAGCTGCTCTACCTGCTTGCTCGCACGCAGCGAAGCAGAGACTAG
- the xseA gene encoding exodeoxyribonuclease VII large subunit, with translation MSSWNLQGTTSPHDDAISVSQAVGLAAGAVESLPKITVLGEISGFRGPHARSGHCYFQVKDDSSAMECRIWKYVYAKRNFDLRDGMQVHLNGSFNIYKPTGQMGFIVESFSLAGEGLLRQQVAALAEKLRREGLMEASRKRAIPAFCTRVAVVTSLSGAVIDDVKRTLRRRNPLVELICVGSRVQGEGAPAELVHALERVGHIQPAPDCVLLVRGGGSFEDLMTFNDETLARAVAACPIPVITGIGHEPDTSICDMVSDRRASTPTAAAESVAPALHELVDVLQSRAQRLEQHMKSLVGDELRGFQMAAERLEQLMQVQLSQKKAQLESWASRPVLVRPTAVFAQRSMELDQTADRLAHTMHTCMSEHRFSIETMSPRLRSALQHQLAHMAHTLELSYTQLMHRGTQLTNPYQARLQSATASLDALSPLKVLTRGYAIAYGEHGVAASVKDFSVGASLRVRLADGYVHARVSLVQSTDNNL, from the coding sequence GTGAGCAGCTGGAATCTTCAAGGCACTACGTCACCACATGATGATGCGATAAGCGTGAGCCAAGCGGTGGGGCTTGCTGCTGGCGCTGTTGAAAGCTTGCCTAAGATAACCGTTCTAGGAGAAATATCGGGTTTTCGTGGACCACATGCCAGAAGTGGGCATTGCTATTTTCAAGTTAAAGATGATAGCTCGGCTATGGAGTGTCGCATCTGGAAATATGTGTATGCCAAACGGAACTTTGATTTGCGCGATGGCATGCAAGTTCATCTCAATGGTTCGTTTAATATTTATAAGCCAACAGGTCAGATGGGCTTTATTGTTGAGAGCTTTAGCTTGGCAGGTGAGGGACTGCTGCGCCAGCAAGTAGCTGCGTTGGCAGAAAAGCTTCGCCGCGAAGGGCTTATGGAGGCTAGCCGCAAGCGAGCAATTCCTGCGTTTTGTACACGTGTTGCAGTAGTGACGTCGCTTTCGGGTGCTGTTATTGATGATGTAAAGCGCACGCTACGCCGCCGTAATCCGCTTGTTGAGCTCATCTGTGTTGGCTCGCGTGTACAGGGTGAGGGAGCACCCGCTGAGCTTGTTCATGCACTTGAGCGCGTGGGGCATATACAACCCGCGCCTGATTGCGTTTTGTTGGTGCGTGGTGGCGGTTCGTTTGAAGACCTCATGACTTTTAACGATGAAACACTTGCTCGTGCTGTTGCGGCTTGTCCTATTCCGGTTATAACTGGCATTGGTCATGAACCAGACACATCAATTTGCGACATGGTGAGTGACAGGCGTGCCTCTACGCCAACAGCAGCTGCTGAGTCGGTAGCTCCTGCCTTGCATGAGCTAGTTGATGTCTTGCAAAGCCGCGCGCAACGGCTTGAACAGCATATGAAAAGCCTTGTGGGAGATGAACTGCGAGGTTTTCAGATGGCAGCCGAGAGGCTTGAGCAGCTTATGCAGGTACAGCTTTCGCAAAAGAAAGCGCAGCTTGAAAGTTGGGCATCGCGTCCGGTTTTAGTACGTCCAACTGCGGTATTTGCTCAGCGAAGTATGGAGCTCGACCAGACAGCAGATCGTTTAGCTCACACAATGCATACGTGTATGTCTGAGCATCGCTTTTCCATAGAGACCATGAGTCCTCGTTTGAGGAGTGCCTTACAGCATCAGCTGGCCCACATGGCACATACGCTTGAACTTTCGTATACCCAGCTTATGCATCGAGGCACACAGCTCACCAATCCCTATCAAGCACGCTTGCAGTCGGCGACCGCCAGCTTAGACGCACTGTCACCATTGAAGGTATTAACACGTGGCTATGCCATTGCATACGGCGAGCACGGCGTTGCGGCATCAGTGAAAGACTTTAGCGTGGGCGCGTCGCTTCGGGTGCGTTTGGCTGATGGCTACGTGCATGCACGTGTTTCTTTGGTCCAATCAACAGATAATAATCTGTAA
- the xseB gene encoding exodeoxyribonuclease VII small subunit, translating to MSEQSPVEELSYKAASQELERIIRNLESGELELEDSLTSYTRGIELLKSLRSRLASAEQHVSILMKDAEGQETLVPTDAADTSDELSL from the coding sequence ATGTCTGAACAGAGTCCCGTCGAAGAACTGAGCTACAAAGCGGCATCACAGGAGCTAGAACGTATTATTCGTAATTTAGAGTCGGGTGAGCTTGAACTTGAGGATTCGCTTACAAGCTATACTCGTGGCATCGAGCTGTTAAAGAGCCTGCGCTCACGTTTGGCAAGTGCCGAACAGCACGTGTCTATTCTTATGAAGGATGCTGAGGGTCAAGAGACACTTGTGCCCACCGATGCCGCCGATACCTCGGATGAGCTGTCACTATAG
- a CDS encoding HIT domain-containing protein, whose protein sequence is MCDCIFCKIAQHEIPVEPVYEDDQVIAFDDMNPQAPVHTLVVPKVHVQDITGNLEPETLVSLHKAICEVGIRKGLTQGLRVISNAGADAGQTVMHLHFHVLGGTSLGEGLLPEV, encoded by the coding sequence ATGTGTGACTGCATTTTTTGCAAGATTGCTCAGCATGAAATTCCGGTTGAGCCTGTATATGAGGACGATCAGGTTATCGCCTTTGATGATATGAACCCCCAGGCTCCGGTACATACCTTGGTGGTGCCTAAGGTGCATGTACAAGATATAACCGGTAATCTTGAGCCCGAGACCTTAGTATCACTGCATAAGGCAATTTGTGAAGTTGGTATACGCAAAGGTCTTACTCAGGGCTTGCGCGTTATTTCAAATGCTGGCGCTGATGCTGGGCAGACGGTTATGCATCTACATTTTCATGTGCTTGGCGGCACGTCGCTTGGTGAGGGGCTATTACCAGAAGTCTAA
- a CDS encoding acetate/propionate family kinase, with protein sequence MNILVVNAGSSSLKYQLMDTENNTVLAKGNCERITLETGIFGHAIGDEEKITEDAVFPDHKSAIRAVLEHLRSHQVAIDGIGHRIVQGGWYFEDSALVDDEVYAKILEVAPLAPLHNYGEADVIDYCRNSYPDLPNVAVFDTSFHMSMPPVAYTYALPKDVVDTYHVRKYGAHGTSHRYEWKRAHELLGDACHKLLSCHLGNGASLCAIEDGVCRDTTMGLTPLDGLMMGTRCGSIDPATVCYLQREGGYSYDEVDAMMNKQSGLLAVSGVSSDARDVRAGIEAGDKNCQLAFDVYAYKAAAQASAMICSMHGVDTITFTAGLGENDANLREAICEHFAWLGVKLDSDKNFASSRGDRVISADDSAVKVLVIPTDEEFMIAQDVLRLAF encoded by the coding sequence ATGAACATTCTGGTGGTTAACGCAGGTAGTTCAAGCCTAAAGTATCAACTTATGGATACCGAGAACAATACGGTTCTTGCAAAGGGCAACTGCGAGCGCATTACTCTTGAAACGGGTATTTTTGGGCATGCAATTGGTGATGAAGAAAAAATTACTGAAGATGCGGTATTTCCCGATCATAAGAGTGCTATTCGTGCTGTCCTTGAGCATCTGAGGAGCCATCAGGTAGCGATTGATGGTATTGGTCACCGCATTGTTCAGGGTGGCTGGTATTTTGAGGATTCAGCGCTGGTTGATGATGAGGTGTATGCCAAGATTTTAGAGGTGGCACCCCTCGCACCGCTTCATAACTATGGTGAGGCTGATGTTATTGATTACTGCCGCAACAGCTATCCCGACTTGCCCAATGTTGCTGTATTTGATACCTCATTTCATATGAGTATGCCGCCTGTTGCCTATACCTATGCACTTCCTAAAGATGTGGTTGATACCTATCACGTGCGCAAGTATGGTGCACATGGCACAAGTCATCGTTATGAGTGGAAGCGCGCTCATGAGCTCTTGGGTGATGCATGCCATAAACTACTGTCATGTCATCTAGGTAATGGGGCATCGTTGTGTGCTATTGAAGATGGCGTTTGCCGCGATACAACCATGGGTCTAACACCCCTTGATGGTCTGATGATGGGTACACGCTGTGGCTCCATCGACCCAGCAACGGTTTGCTATTTGCAGCGTGAGGGTGGCTATAGCTATGACGAGGTCGATGCCATGATGAATAAGCAGTCAGGCCTTTTAGCAGTGTCAGGCGTTTCAAGTGATGCGCGCGATGTTCGTGCGGGTATTGAAGCTGGGGATAAGAATTGTCAGTTGGCATTTGATGTATATGCCTATAAGGCTGCTGCTCAGGCTTCTGCCATGATTTGCTCGATGCACGGAGTTGATACCATAACGTTTACTGCTGGTTTAGGTGAAAACGATGCAAATTTGCGTGAAGCAATATGTGAGCACTTTGCATGGTTAGGCGTCAAGCTCGACTCTGATAAGAATTTTGCATCTAGTCGCGGCGATCGAGTTATTTCGGCTGATGACTCAGCGGTGAAGGTGCTCGTTATCCCAACCGACGAAGAGTTTATGATTGCACAAGACGTACTACGTTTGGCATTCTAA
- the serB gene encoding phosphoserine phosphatase SerB: MKASCSAAPARSLSSEPWLLVMDIDSTLIDQEVIDLLGDAAGVGEQVAVLTEAAMRGELDFAQALKKRVSLLQGLPVSIFETVLNQISFTTGALELIEVLHQYGWKIGVVSGGFHEVADALVERAGIDFCCAHHLEQAQGILTGRITGSVVTKNTKVEALRTWANQMGIPLSHTVAIGDGANDIPMIQSAGIGIAFCAKPATVAAAPHHIDERNLMHALDIIAAKQNAVKN; this comes from the coding sequence ATGAAGGCTTCCTGCTCTGCTGCGCCAGCGCGTTCTTTATCATCTGAGCCATGGCTGTTGGTCATGGATATTGATTCAACGCTTATTGACCAAGAGGTCATTGACCTGCTTGGTGATGCTGCAGGTGTTGGAGAGCAGGTGGCTGTACTTACTGAGGCTGCTATGCGCGGAGAGCTTGACTTTGCTCAGGCCTTAAAAAAACGCGTATCCCTGCTTCAGGGTTTGCCAGTTTCGATTTTTGAGACTGTGCTTAATCAGATAAGCTTTACTACGGGCGCACTTGAACTTATAGAGGTACTTCATCAGTACGGCTGGAAGATAGGTGTGGTCTCAGGTGGTTTTCATGAGGTGGCCGATGCTTTAGTTGAGCGCGCAGGTATTGATTTTTGTTGCGCGCATCATCTGGAACAGGCTCAGGGCATACTTACGGGGCGCATTACGGGCTCAGTTGTAACAAAAAACACCAAGGTAGAAGCTCTGAGGACATGGGCAAACCAGATGGGTATTCCTTTAAGCCATACGGTAGCCATTGGAGATGGCGCAAATGATATTCCTATGATTCAATCAGCAGGAATAGGTATTGCGTTTTGCGCAAAGCCAGCAACGGTGGCTGCAGCACCTCATCATATTGATGAGCGCAATCTTATGCATGCGCTCGATATTATTGCTGCAAAGCAAAACGCTGTTAAAAATTAA